Below is a genomic region from Helianthus annuus cultivar XRQ/B chromosome 2, HanXRQr2.0-SUNRISE, whole genome shotgun sequence.
tgGTGGAAtgactactcctttcatcttgctaagtgatttatcctgatcacctACATCCAATTccgattcatcatccgatgactcACAGTCCTCgatgattggaggactttgtttcacgGATGTTGAAGCTTCCTGTTGCTTTGTGGATGTATTTTCAGAAttctccggtttgaaccctaggccagtagaaaattcctcaaagttcaaaggcacactgggttcataccgaggcatttcttcttcatcaggcatcttggtatagttgctCATCAAAGGAGGTGGACATGCCTTATACCCAACTCCTCTCACGttccctttcagttgttgaacgtcaattatgtgatcaagcacaaatcgggagttagaataactatccaatttctgtttgatcgcatcatgctcgtattgggcaatggctaattgcttcttagtttcttccacaaggttaatgtattcatttatacttacttgtttgtggtaaactactttgttaacctcggacacatttttctttaatgtttctattacagatttaaattctttttcattccgggttaaagccatgtttgcctcttggcatttcgacagttcaataaccaaattctgattatgactgtgaagctgttctgattcaagcttcatctctgcacatgagTTACAAATACTAGGgacaggaggttcagaatttacctgactagtagaggctgagccgtttgccataaaggcagattgaaaagaaaaagctccatcttcagaaaatagcttttccatttccgttgatgtagcagcagccttcctaatcagaattgatttctgacatttaagctcatcagcttcattcagaagatcctgaatgtcttcactttcttcctcctcatcaggctctgagtgattatccccagaaacagagccttcttcatctgaacttccagaataaccagaactgtcatcgctcccagaagattcttctttttgaacctgctcgatgactttagcatacaaagcagttccagttccctgatcaccttcaccaaactgaactgaccagtcacatccttcatcagcttgaacagccaaagcccgattgtgattggtagctccaggctgtccctgattgttgttcactgccaccatcctcctctcacggttttcttgttgggcattcacatttgtctggtttctgaaggggttgtgattgccgtgttttgttggtcgagtgcactcacgtttaaagtgccctttctcgccacaattaaagcacgtgacggcattaatatcaaacccatacttcgtgtttttctttccttccaacgaagttcttccagttcgtgccatgaaatcttttgcccttctaaccgcactagcaaaagcccatttaatatccatcaactccatttcttccttgtcgatctgatcataatcttcattggtcatgttgatgtttccaagctgaccagctaccaaaccacagtatgcaCTAACCATGGTGTTAataatctccatatgttccttagcaacttcaatgctaaggtgtgaaagatttgagttgtcgactcagattgtgtgatgactttggggttgaggttgaggattgcttgtatagtgagcttgctgttgttgttgttgaggttgtggctgtggctgtgttggaacaggaatataggacctcggatcgaattgaggttgtggtggagcagctgttgattgaggaaatggaaaggaactcgtattggacacaaaagcagtttgaagcttcggttgctgaacagaactagaactagctgaaggaccaaaaccaggcaaatacatttctgtgttttgaggagctggagcacgccttgctttcctaatttcttcatcatttttattttctagcttctgaatgaactcatagatgttaatcgtttctagagctttagtatgcttcaacagctcaataaacgaactccattttgggggtagggcgtcagcaaacctattcaccatgtcttgttgagtagctgccaccccataagcacacatttcactaatcaaatgatagaaacgtgtggtcatatcattcagagtctcgttttccaaatactgaaaggattcaaactctttcttcaacaaatcatgccgagactttcgagcagctgcattgccttctcctctagcaactaaggcatcccacaatgctttcgtggtcttgcaatatgaaaactgatggtagatgtctttgttgagtgcttgagtaagtgtggcataggcctttttctccaattcgtaagccttcttgtcattttcaagcatattggcgtaaccttctgaagtggatgctctactttcaagactttcattgaatgcattgacaaaacacatccaaaggtcggtgctttgtccttgaacatatgtgtgaaagcgggttttccatgacggaaaatcgttcatgtggttcagctttggtggacgattgttactgcctgtttcactttcactaatcagaagattctgaagactttgactttgattggataccaaagcccattgacatgaacttattgactgttgttgtttaggtatggcactcgtcatatattcagccatcgacatctgtttcagatctggttgtggatccgtactccaatcccaaggacttgtgcaactcattttgatcaaaaattaacaaataacctacacccacaaactgttaacaataaacagacaacaattgaaagatacaatctgatcgaaagatcaagacttgttcgaaggatcaacagtgatcgaaagattactgttgagtttcgagcaaagtcttcgaaagattctcaataaagatccttatctttcgactgattatcacgaaagattcacagttcgaaagatctatatctttcgaatactgatctcgaaagattcacaatgaaagatccttatctttcgagatgaatccttatctttcggacaaccaactttcgaaaagattccaactacgaaggataacccttagacttcgaaagactactcgaaggatgctaatctttcgagctgtctccaatcgaaagatgatctttcgaaatcgaaagatatccttcgaaatcttactgacacactgacacgaaAGGACAGGTTGGtataccaactttcggcagaaaggatgttctgccaccaactttttcaccaactttttgactttcaaaaagtttacccaaaatggCAACCTTATCCTCAAGTTCAGTCACCGGAGACAAACCGGAAGTATGGCCGGAAAGTtcaaagtttcacaaaaacgatttttatgttacccaaaccgaccccgaacactcccgataggtttagtattcgtttttcagtttcaaaatgcaaggaaactaccaaaaacgagtgccaaaccaagtgtccaaacacaccaaagaactcgaacaaaccggttttaaacaaggtaaagagcgaggctctgataccacttgtaggtcccttttctcggaggatcgagaacaaacctaaaccttgttatactaacccactagcgagtgcggaatccaagctagtaggcaaaccgggatgaagcaagtagagaaacaagcacacaagatttcaccgattaacaccactgtattaatacgtatgaaggtttacggttacaagcacaatgtttacaaaaccaaagatgtaaactctcaagtgtgtgtgtgtgtttccagcagaatgctctctagctctctatgtgtgcatctgtCTAACACtcacacactgcatgggtatttatacccatacatagcaGATCTGGTCGAAGGACTCGATAGATGgcccgaaggatcatctatcgatgacagggagctcgaacgatcatcatggacatcgaaggatcatccttcgatgtctaatggttgaaccatggtcgaaccatatctttctagcacctcgaaggatcagttgtatccttcgaggctatccttcgatccagacaacatcatgttgtccaagtcaaactaggaggatagttgacttggtcaacttacagactgacttaggacatcgttttcaTACAGGCCGaacacagacaaagtacagacacaagtgcaccaacacgaAGAATCCCTTGAAAGCTTTTGGGTGCAAATCTACCCTTGACCACCAATCTTTGCTGCCCATCAAGCGATCCACTAGTACCCAGTTCAGCAAGCAAGAAGGTCATAACATGTTCCGGCTGCCTACGCATCCTAAAACCAGAACATATTAATTTTAGAATTCCAAATAACACATGGAAGTTATGATAATTTCTACAGATGATACTTAAGCACCTACATTTTGCAAATATCCACAAGATTCACAAACACTGTTTTCTTTGTTCCTTCGCGGAGAACTTCTGGTATCTTCAATATTGTTTTCCTTTTTTCTCCGGCAAGCTCCGGATTGCTTTCacgaagaaaatgaaagactcgGCTCAGAAGCTGTTACATTTagcaaacaaaaaaaattagcaacaaaaaaaaaatcaacaaatatTTGAGACACAAGATAGTGTACCTCCTCATACTTGAAATCACGATCTGTCCCTTCGAATGGCTTCTCAGGATCTAGgtaagaaacaaacaaacaaaaatcagCGTTCATCCAAGAAAGTAACAACAGTAAGTTGATTAACAGAAACTTCTTACCATTTAAATCTTCTTCAGCATCTACCTAAAATGATCATAAAAAAACTCATATTCAGGCCTATGTACAAGTCTAAAATGTAGAGGGTGTGCGTGTAACTTACctgtttcttctttttctttttcagacCAGTAAATGAAGGTTCAAGATTTTCTGCTACTGCATGCCAAGTTTAGATATTAGTAAACTTGAGAGAAAGTAAAACATGcaacttcaaaataaaaaatatcATGTAAGGATGACTCGTCTTACAGTATAAGTGGCCGGTATCGTCAACTAACTGTTGAAtaaccttctttttcttcttcgtTTTCATTGGGTCAACTGGTGCAAACTGCATCATGGTATTATATAGGGTCAATCTATTTGGACACCTTATCTGCCTATTTAGACACCCTTTGCCTCGTATAggcctcgtataagcctatactAGGCGTATAGGGTTACATCAAAATCAGTGCCTGACTCATGTCACTTCTAGTTTGACCCCTTCaggacgcctcgtataggcctatactgggcgtaTAGGACCCTTCGTATAGGCCTCATATGTGACCCTTTGCCCcttatatgcctcgtataggcctatactggaCGTCTTgaaggggtttttttttttttttttttttttttttttttttttttttttaacaaacattttatacaatattaatcgttttagcaaacttttatacaaaaacaataaaactttttttaaaaaaacaactCAAATTACCCCACCAAGTAATTGCTGTAATTCGGGTCGTGTCAGTTGACCGAACAACTTAATTTTGTCTTTTAAATcgaaatatgtaaatattcaaTGTATGAGATATGATCATAATTTTAGGGTCATTATACCATTAATACTCCAGTAGTATAGAACTAGTTTAATATACAGGTTGAGGgtttaattatttgcacaattgaacaaaaactaaaaacaaaCGGAAAACTAAAACTTACAGGTGCAACTTTAACAGCCTTCAAGTCTGCCATCTGAAATACCTACAAGAACGTTAAATCGAATTCAACCGCACTACACTACTACTAGATGATTCACAATTAATTAACTACTTAGGCTAAACTAATCTTATAGGCATTATCGTAAACCAACATaccttgagagagagagagagagagagaggaggtcGATTAGGAGTTCTTACTTCGGATCGGCGATTAGAGTTTGGGTTTATATGACAAGGGCAAGGGGCCCGTGTAGAATATATAGGCATTATCCTAAACCAACATTAAGTAGGATTATCCTAAACCAACATTAAGTAGGAtttctttttcattgtttttCTATTATAACTAGTGTTTTTCAATAACGCGCGTCGCGCGAAAGGCATTGGTGTTTTCGATCGACATCATCCTACAACTCTTGTTTTAACTGTTTCACTTCTTGCAAAGACTGAACGTAGACCCtaactcttgtttcaccacttaaTAACCGTAAAAATTACAGGATTCATGTTTGGGGCATGGGTTAACACGTGGACTTCGAGCTTCCCCGCTGGTGAGTGACGTGTTGGGTCGGTTAAGAAAAAAAAGCCTAAAGCGTTAGGTAAATTTCGAACAGGGCgagcttgtcaaacggcttccgctccttgccccgGAACTCGATGTTGGCCACTGCCACCCGGTTTTCGTGACTTATATCACCACCCGGGACGCTAtcgtagtaggctttaaaacggtcgagcttcggtcgtagctcacgccacttgtgttggcacgcgtttaaattgtgcCGGTCGTTCCCCACATTGTGCCGGTAGCTAGCGAAAGCTTCCGGCCAGTAACGGGTCTCACcgggttggcggcccttcatcgcgttgtgccggtatcaagtgtgggtagcgggttcgggtagatggagtgaagggttggggtagcgatgtggacaggcagtggggttggggggttttatagtgacttgggtgaaccgtttggcttggccaaacggttatttttttaaaatttaaacctagccgctatggcctagccaacccagccaatgagaggcggccacggaggaccgctaggcatgcccaacgcccgggctgaaactcccgccaagccaaacggttattttttaaaatttaaacctagccgctatggcctagccaacccagccaatgagagccggccacggaggaccgctaggcatgcccaacgcccgggctgaaactctCGCCCAAGGGGCCACATCGAAACTCAAATCCACctggggtggtgacttgggcatttgtacccaaacCATGCCTCAACCCTCGCCCCATACCTCATAgtctaataaatgaatataaggTATTGCTCAATATAAAAAAATCACATAGTAAATAAATACCCTCGCCCCATACCTTATAgtctaataaatgaatataaggTATTGCTCAATATAAAAAAATCACAtagtaaataaataattaaaaacacatagtaaataaataattaaaaaatcacTTAATGAAATACTGTTCATTAACTGTAAATTAtcatatagtaataataattaatCTATTATATTTATCTATAATCAATATCTATATTTAAATAACTATCTAAAGACATCACGTCCAACACTTTAAGCAACATATACCACTAATTAATGACTGTTTTGTGAGAGTAAAatttaaattttatataaaatgtaggtccggctaggaggatctagtcgtccaatccttgtatactaaccaacccggttgtgcggaatccaaccggaaaggcaaaccgagatagaacaagcacaaacacaacacacagtcttcaccgattaacaccacttgtattaatacgaatgaaaggttcggttacaaagctatgtttacaaatgtgttttgTAAACCCTCTAAGACACTCGTGTGTGTGTGCTCTCAACAGAAAGCTCTCTCAGATTTTCACTATGTGTTCTCTGTTTCTGTctatcttctttttttttttttttgaagtgaacactacatgagtatatatatacccatgacagatcatctggtcgaaggatcaaaccgtctgatcgaaagatcatctatcgatcagacagctatcgaaggatccacatacacctcgaaggatggtatatccttcgaggtccatctgtgtccatcgaaggttatctttcgagctcatcgaaggatataaacaatccttcgatgcctcatccttcgacacaagaCATTTTACAACCATATTCTAACTGTTTTACCAaatcaaaccaggaggatggttgacttggtcaaacttacaagactaacaaagacatcgtcttacatcatgacaaaatacagacaaagtacagacacaagtgcacgaacaaactcccccttggctgtagctttgtctcgatcttgatcatctttgatcttcgtgtcttctgacgtcctttcaagtcttcaatgtcggaggatcttcaaagtcttcacgtcttgaaagcagaaagtgtatcaacaaactacccgtatcatgtatgaagtgtgttgacaaactcccccttaacataagctcccccttgagttatgtttgtgaaatacttgatctttatgaatTGAGATCCTTGTGGTATTGATGATGGACAGCggctactcgatcatcttcatcacttgagtgccttcacgtcgtgtcttcattccgaagcttgtcatcgaccatgttctccttgcctttagaatctgcacatgcaagaaatctaaacgcgtaatgagaaaaactgcttggaatatagttagtataaacaaatgacacacgtatgaccatgtcacaatcaaacaccgtccgacagtttgaaagtttaataaattagacagttttagtttctaactttcaaaacttgcaaatttcgaccgtttatgaagatttagtcaattcggttttcgttcatgtttcaggtaacgaagactcgagttccaacatcgtacgatcgaagataaaatagaaataaaatctttttggcttttataaagtttatattaaaacacacctaaaatctttttggtatttttgaatattttgaaatataaagactgaaagcagtaaataaatatatacagacattctttttgtgagtttcgagggtaagagaatcatatcagtgtacagTCAAGCCAAAACACTCtctttgttcagttagttaacattaagataagcatcctataacaattatcggtattgttgtccacttaaactcaacttatcagatgtactcATGGCGatgggatacgttaaggtatgatttatacttaccgaccggtgttcatccacatcacgacacattcccgtatcaaggtatgcacgagggttcatcttaccggtgagtataccgattatcatctgtttgaccgtatatgatgtgagattctcacttattttggtttgaaaacaagccctatgtgatataatcacttattgatgaggaacttgattttcgtatgcatgagggcacaggagcaagtccgtgaacaggtcagtactttcgtacagcagagagacgaacttgactcccggataaatgtgatattttatcacttatttgtttggacatgtgattgtttatcacttattggggtcgaatgcagtatgtacatatatgtatagtatcatggaagatctagacttgcgtccccgttatttttcggtaaaagatgcaaccatgatacccacatgataagcagcataaagaccgaatatctcagaacctcggcaatctatcaaacgaaattttggtactaagaccatatgccaatgaatggttcccacctggtcttcagtcgatttaagatttatatcaacctgcacactttaaaatgattgtgagcctaccgatacatcttatatagagctgcttatcgtttttcatttaaggtttaaagaggcttggatagaccactgatgtactatcactttctcttttgctcgccaggaaactcatttttgtttttctattatttttgtgtttttgaaatttttcgatgtttttggattttcaaatttttggatttactccccctaaaatcaataaactaagacaaatttaaaacacaaaggtatttacaaaaatgattttccgatgttggtttactcttgcttgacgtTAATGctgtttaccaataataaaaagtcaaatctggatttgtcaaatgctttggtaaaaaggtcggcacgttggtcatcggtgtggaccttaacaacatcgattagccttttctcaaagcaatcacgtatgaagtgatatttgatttcgatgtgtttggtctttgagtgctgcacaagatttctagtgatctgtaatgcagcagaattatcaacgtaaataggagtagttaggaattcaaaaccgtagtcgcgtaattgttgttgaatccaaagtacttgggagcaacaacttgaggcagcaatgtattcagctttacatgttgatgtagcgacgcatgtctgcttcttgcactgccatgtgactaggcgatttcccaaaaactgacatccagccgttgtggatttgccgtcgattttgcatccgccgaaatcagaatcactgaaagcgatcaactcaaagttattatccctagggtaccatagaccggtgtcagggtaacccttcaaataacgaaaaatcctttttacagctgcaagatgtgaggccttcgggttaacttgatatctggcaagcaggcacgttgggtacattatgtctggtcttgatgctgtgaggtacataagagatccgatcattgcgcggtagtatgaggggttaacagcttcacccttcagatctggagtaattccgtgattttgtggcagtggggtaccaatgggcgttgcatcagacatctggaaccggctcaagatgtgtTAGTGCAGTATCTGTCTATCAcctccgtcaatctattccgtagcagaaatCAAAGAAACCGAAGAgttttaagcttttaggttacaattagttaaaaagggcaaggtggcaaacttgtaaataaggagaaatccttataatccttgtgcctataaatagctcattAAGTTGTAAATTagaagacttttggaagacttggagcttatttggagaattagagatctagttgtagagagagaaagtctagagagagaaagtctctcctaGTGATTCACGGCTTTGTACACGACGTCATCTTAATCGAATCACGTTTTCTTGTACGTTATTGAGTGTTCGATCACATACGTTctcggattccgcacgtcgaacgtacgttacgcaatcgaacggtatcgAAATCGGTCCTaacaagatgtcaccaacatatttagtctgatggatgaatatcccagactcagtttgttgcacttgtaggcccaagaagaaggtcatttcccccatagcactcatctcgaatttatcctgcataatgcgctcgaaattcctacacaagacatcattagtagaaccaaaaataatatcatcaacgtatacctgtaccagtagaagatctccatcttgttctttgatgaaaagtgCACAGTCGATAAGCCCTCTccgaaaaccattctccagcagataattagataaggttgcataccaagctcgcggtgcttgatgaagaccatatagagctttgttgagcaaccaaacccgatcgggatggataggatcttcaaaacctggaggctgttcgacgtacacctcttcttctaccacaccatgtaagaatgcacttttcacgtccatctgataaaccttgaatcctttgaaggacgcataggctagagagattcgaattgcttcgagacgtgcaactggtgcatacacttcgttgtagtcgatcccttcaatctgacgaaaaccttgaacgactaaacgtgctttgttcctgataacaactccgcggtcatcctttttgcatttgaacacccaacgggtaccaatcttcttgtaaccagcaggtttctctacgagtttccagacacccagcttctggaattgttgcaattctccctgcattgcttccacccaagagttatctttcatggcttccttccaagttcttggttcttcctgtgaaacataacacgcgaaagaccaatcgttttgttgcccggattctcgaatagctgcatacaagcctgcattgttgttgttccgcaacatgtttcttgtttgaatgccactttgcacatttccgatgatgttttgttgaggatgggtattatggatccttgtttcaggattatctcaaactggaatatttatacccaggttgttgagattgagatcaacaactaaatcaatgcccggaattgacgaagaggatgatgcagttgcttcagctgttctagggggatccactggaggagtaccctctgaagtaccatgaactgctgatgttggagcttcttgacctgcatctagaaattcatcatcctctgaagattcgttcaattcggttgcatcatgaaaatcctcattgacgagagtattattgttcaccgaagatggttcttgattgacaagaattggacgcaccaccggtgaaactgttgcattgtcactctcgaaaaacatccttgccgcatcACTTTCTTCAGCTGCTTCAACATTGAtggaattgaaaaagtcatcgtactcaaacatccaaggctgaccaggacatttgactggcaaagtgtgcctttgtactctgacttcagaccattcttcgaccctttttgtctctagattccagacacgtaagttaggggtggcatacccaagaaagtatccctcaattgcttttgccccaactTTCCATTAGGGTCGATCAtagtgcatggagctccaaacggttcaagataagacaaatctggtttccgtttgttaAGAAGCTCAAaacaggtcttgttgtgccttttgaatgtaaggactcggttcaatgtataacatgcagaggccacagcttcagtccagaatggaatgggcaactgtgactctagcaacattgtcctagcagtctcgatcaatgtgcggttcttacgttcagcgacgccattttgctgaggagtataagctgcactaaattcatgaagaataccttttgaggtgcaaaactccgccatggcatgatttttaa
It encodes:
- the LOC118485660 gene encoding eukaryotic translation initiation factor 2 subunit beta-like → MNADFCLFVSYLDPEKPFEGTDRDFKYEELLSRVFHFLRESNPELAGEKRKTILKIPEVLREGTKKTVFVNLVDICKMMRRQPEHVMTFLLAELGTSGSLDGQQRLVVKGRFAPKSFQGILRVGALVSVLCLCSACMKTMS